A genomic segment from Pseudobacteriovorax antillogorgiicola encodes:
- a CDS encoding chemotaxis protein CheX, with amino-acid sequence MNLQSSHREPIRKIITDAVSNALNHSPVQAIADEDVTHWSETLLISILGFHSEKMQGSVILGCDEQFLRNSCPGLKGDEENPEAFINDWIGELSNLIMGRIKNKLLPYGIVLKLNPPSISESTEAIFDSYSGRKPSERVWFTTDTGDTICFLMACDIDDDIDFTVDAATRAGLDPGTGIISLKSYSIEDQAEEAPQAESTPPTQVEEPTSVEEDPILSMEEDFRETEEALMSDVGDFEQPIDEDFEEEHVVDKDYSNLPSDNRTSLAIDREQASEPANQATSEGMTSDMVERSDDKQDAQGLSSIRYLDNGRLEVTFNQEIVFQLELETLYNRGIREFEMQGHWVHLDDEGFGIQVSIDGLSVTIYRQESAA; translated from the coding sequence GTGAATTTGCAATCCTCTCACCGGGAACCCATTCGAAAAATTATTACAGATGCTGTGAGCAATGCACTGAATCACAGTCCTGTTCAGGCGATTGCAGATGAGGATGTTACCCATTGGTCCGAAACGCTGCTGATAAGTATCCTTGGATTTCACAGTGAAAAGATGCAGGGTTCAGTGATCTTGGGCTGTGATGAACAGTTTTTGAGAAATTCGTGCCCAGGACTAAAAGGCGACGAGGAAAACCCTGAAGCCTTTATCAATGACTGGATTGGAGAGCTTTCCAATCTCATTATGGGACGGATCAAAAATAAGCTACTCCCCTACGGTATTGTACTAAAGCTTAATCCACCTTCGATCTCTGAGTCTACAGAAGCTATCTTCGATTCTTATTCTGGTCGTAAGCCTTCCGAACGAGTGTGGTTTACTACTGATACAGGTGATACCATCTGCTTTCTTATGGCGTGCGATATTGATGATGATATCGACTTCACAGTGGATGCAGCGACCCGAGCTGGTTTGGATCCAGGTACGGGTATTATTAGTTTAAAAAGCTATTCCATTGAAGATCAGGCTGAAGAAGCTCCACAAGCGGAGTCGACTCCTCCCACACAAGTCGAGGAGCCAACATCGGTGGAAGAAGACCCCATTTTAAGCATGGAAGAGGATTTTAGAGAAACCGAGGAAGCTTTGATGTCTGATGTAGGAGACTTTGAGCAACCGATCGACGAAGATTTCGAAGAAGAGCACGTCGTTGATAAAGACTATTCCAATCTTCCGTCTGACAATCGTACTTCGTTAGCCATAGACCGCGAGCAGGCCAGCGAACCAGCGAACCAAGCTACCAGTGAAGGGATGACCTCGGACATGGTAGAACGGTCTGATGACAAGCAAGATGCCCAGGGGCTTAGCTCCATTCGCTATCTTGACAACGGACGCCTTGAAGTGACATTTAACCAAGAAATTGTATTCCAGCTAGAGCTGGAGACTCTTTACAACCGCGGAATTCGCGAGTTTGAAATGCAAGGTCACTGGGTTCACCTGGATGATGAGGGCTTTGGCATCCAGGTTTCCATCGATGGTTTGTCTGTGACGATTTACCGTCAAGAGTCAGCAGCCTAA